From Montipora foliosa isolate CH-2021 chromosome 6, ASM3666993v2, whole genome shotgun sequence, a single genomic window includes:
- the LOC138007365 gene encoding periodic tryptophan protein 1 homolog, translating to MITCSGWVKRGVAKAVPDKVTLSKEELQDIIDEAKAKLREKENADREVESDKEMSEEVVTSTKSNSDATESILDGDKDDDEDDDDDITKLYDLVHYDSEEDVEGELLSGAGMAGVTYYASNEDDPHITLGNLDEKDEEENFIIKPNDNLVVAGHVDQDFSTLEISVYNEEEGSQYIHHDILLEAFPLAIEWLDFDPEDNSRPGNFVAVGTMEPHIDIWDLDLVDTLEPVVSLGKRKRKKSKKKSQNSDEGHSDAVLDLSWNPLVRNVLASASADYSVILWDLSQSKPVHCLRHHKDKVQSLQWHPYESQSILTGSFDKKAKVVDCRSPESNIKSWKFNSEVERVLWNHFSPFNFLVSTENGHVFCCDVRTDAPVYTLKAHDEAIPGIALSSQVPGCLVTASADETVKVWDIQDNKPSLVSSRNLQMGRILNARCCPDAPFVFSFGGEKQGLRVFDITDSGPVRRHFESRQRLVPTSALSASTSNNTDISKHELVEGGETAEASNGTIPEPMDEEAAAVAMEALSLSSVARCDQSKKKKKKRRK from the exons ATGATTACTTGTTCGGGTTGGGTCAAACGAGGAGTGGCTAAAGCTGTTCCCGATAAG GTTACTCTCTCAAAGGAAGAACTTCAGGATATAATAGATGAGGCCAAGGCAAAACTAAG AGAAAAAGAGAATGCTGATCGAGAGGTTGAAAGTGACAAAGAAATGTCAGAGGAGGTAGTCACTTCAACGAAGTCCAATTCAGATGCAACCGAAAGTATACTTGATGGTGATAAGGATGATGACgaggatgatgacgatgatatcACTAAGCTGTATGATCTTGTACATTATGATAGTGAAGAGGATGTAGAAG GGGAACTCCTGTCTGGTGCAGGGATGGCTGGTGTAACATACTATGCTTCTAATGAAGATGATCCTCATATTACTCTCGGCAATCTG GATGAAAAGGATGAAGAGGAAAATTTCATTATCAAGCCAAATGATAACTTGGTAGTTGCTGGCCATGTGGACCAGGATTTCAGTACTCTGGAGATATCAG TTTATAATGAAGAGGAAGGAAGCCAGTATATTCACCATGACATTTTGCTTGAAGCATTTCCTCTTGCTATTGAGTGGCTTGATTTTGATCCTGAAGACAACTCCAGGCCAG GAAACTTTGTGGCAGTTGGAACCATGGAACCACATATTGATATCTGGGATTTAGATTTGGTGGATACATTAGAACCAGTTGTTTCATTGGgaaagaggaaaaggaaaaagtcaAAAAAG aAGTCACAAAACTCCGATGAAGGTCACAGTGATGCTGTTCTTGACTTGTCTTGGAATCCTCTTGTAAG AAATGTTTTAGCAAGCGCATCTGCAGATTATTCTGTTATTTTGTGGGACCTTTCCCAATCAAAGCCTGTACATTGTTTGAGGCATCACAAAGATAAG GTCCAGTCATTACAGTGGCATCCTTATGAATCACAGTCAATTCTCACTGGATCATTTGACAA GAAGGCGAAAGTGGTGGATTGCAGAAGTCCCGAG AGTAACATCAAATCCTGGAAATTTAACTCAGAAGTCGAAAGGGTGCTGTGGAATCATTTTTCGCCCTTCAATTTTTTA GTAAGCACAGAGAATGGTCATGTTTTTTGTTGTGATGTCAGAACAGACGCTCCAGTCTACACGCTTAAAGCACATGATGAGGCAATACCAG GAATTGCCTTAAGCAGTCAAGTACCCGGATGTCTGGTGACTGCATCTGCTGACGAGACTGTCAAAGTCTGGGATATTCAG GATAACAAACCGTCTTTAGTTTCATCAAGAAATCTTCAAATG GGGAGAATTTTGAATGCCCGGTGCTGTCCGGATGCGCCATTTGTGTTCAGTTTTGGAGGCGAGAAGCAAGGATTGAGAGTATTTGACATTACAGATAGTGGTCCAG TTCGCCGTCATTTCGAATCAAGACAAAGGCTGGTGCCAACTTCAGCGTTAAGCGCTTCGACATCCAACAATACGGACATTTCCAAGCACGAACTCGTCGAG GGTGGAGAAACCGCTGAAGCCTCAAACGGAACAATCCCTGAGCCCATGGATGAGGAAGCAGCAGCGGTTGCCATGGAAGCTTTGAGCCTCAGCAGTGTTGCAAGATGCGACCAgtcgaagaaaaagaaaaaaaagagacgaaaataa
- the LOC138007366 gene encoding ciliary microtubule associated protein 1A-like: MAPRQKEIEIIEVSEESKDEKSVCIGAKCRGPGPAKYLLPGTVGVKGHDIRKKRCPAFSFGQRHKEFSSSFSPGPKYMFAAYATRNGKETAPAFSLYSRTQDKQNFFTPGPGQYSPEKCHPPREKRAPCYTFKTRTKYSFQDPTPSPNSYSLPQMIGPKVVSAQSAPAYSLSARSAIGGFSEDLKKTPGPGTYEVTRPNTNKRRMPAYTMNGRNYMPEDSTLKPGPGQHSPEKVVYNKPTAPKFSFGMRHSDYITVPLWTTT, translated from the exons ATGGCACCTCGACAGAAAGAGATAGAGATAATTGAAGTAAGCGAAGAGAGCAAAGATGAAAAAAGTGTATGTATCGGCGCTAAATGTCGAGGACCGGGCCCAGCCAAATACCTTCTTCCAGGAACAGTTGGAGTCAAGGGTCATGACATTAGAAAGAAGAGATGTCCTGCTTTTAGTTTTGGTCAACGCCATAAAGAATTTTCGTCTAGTTTTAGTCCTGGTCCAAAGTACATGTTTGCCGCCTACGCAACTCGCAATGGAAAGGAAACTGCCCCAGCGTTTTCATTGTACAGCCGAACGCAGGATAAACAAAACTTCTTTACGCCCGGCCCAG GTCAATATTCTCCCGAAAAATGCCATCCTCCACGGGAAAAAAGAGCCCCATGCTACACCTTCAAGACTCGAACCAAGTACTCATTTCAAGACCCAACCCCTTCGCCCAACTCTTACTCTCTTCCGCAAATGATTGGACCGAAGGTTGTCAGCGCACAATCCGCACCAGCCTACTCACTGAGCGCTCGGTCAGCAATCGGGGGATTTAGCGAAGATCTAAAGAAG ACACCAGGTCCAGGAACATACGAGGTAACTCGACCCAATACAAACAAAAGACGAATGCCAGCTTACACGATGAATGGACGCAACTACATGCCGGAGGACTCAACACTGAAACCTGGACCAGGACAGCACAGCCCTGAGAAG GTTGTGTACAACAAACCGACTGCACCCAAGTTTAGCTTCGGAATGAGGCACAGCGATTACATTACTGTTCCACTTTGGACAACCACGTAA